In Thermomonas carbonis, a single genomic region encodes these proteins:
- a CDS encoding NAD(P)H-dependent glycerol-3-phosphate dehydrogenase, producing MPIGHQLDATTRPSVAVLGAGSWGTALAALIARHGHSTVLWGRDAGTISAIEANGENPRYLPGIPLPGTLRATTALPEAMADADLVLVVVPSHAFAETLRALAPWREPGAGVAWATKGFEPGSGRFLHEVAGEVLGDDVPLAVVTGPSFAKEVAEGLPTALTVHSEDAVFCQQVADALHGPAFRAYTGDDMCGAELGGAMKNVLAVATGVADGMGLGLNARAGLITRGLNEMLRLNIGIGGRPETLMGLAGLGDLVLTCTGDLSRNRRLGLALGRGQSIEDAVRAIGQVVESIQTADEVMRLAQRHGIELPIAENVRDVLHGDITPAEGLRRLMARERKAEYPQSLFD from the coding sequence ATGCCGATAGGGCATCAGCTGGACGCGACCACTCGCCCATCGGTTGCGGTGCTTGGCGCGGGCTCCTGGGGCACAGCGCTGGCCGCCCTGATCGCACGGCACGGTCATTCGACCGTGCTGTGGGGTCGCGATGCTGGCACGATCTCCGCGATCGAAGCGAACGGCGAGAACCCCCGCTACCTGCCCGGCATTCCGCTGCCGGGCACCTTGCGCGCGACCACCGCATTGCCCGAGGCGATGGCCGATGCCGACTTGGTCCTGGTCGTCGTCCCCTCGCATGCCTTTGCCGAAACCTTGCGCGCGCTGGCGCCATGGCGCGAGCCGGGTGCGGGCGTGGCGTGGGCGACCAAGGGCTTCGAGCCCGGCAGCGGGCGCTTCCTGCACGAGGTCGCGGGCGAAGTTCTGGGTGATGACGTGCCACTGGCGGTCGTCACCGGCCCGTCGTTCGCCAAGGAAGTGGCCGAAGGACTGCCGACCGCCTTGACCGTGCATTCCGAGGATGCGGTGTTCTGCCAGCAGGTCGCCGATGCGCTGCATGGCCCCGCGTTCCGCGCCTACACCGGCGACGACATGTGCGGTGCCGAACTGGGCGGCGCAATGAAGAACGTGCTGGCCGTCGCCACCGGCGTGGCCGATGGCATGGGCCTGGGCCTCAATGCGCGCGCAGGCCTGATCACCCGCGGCCTCAACGAGATGCTGCGGCTCAACATCGGCATCGGCGGCCGCCCGGAAACCTTGATGGGCTTGGCCGGGCTGGGCGACCTGGTGCTGACTTGCACCGGCGACCTCTCGCGCAATCGTCGCCTGGGCTTGGCGCTCGGACGTGGCCAGTCGATCGAGGATGCCGTCCGCGCGATCGGGCAAGTCGTGGAATCGATCCAGACCGCGGACGAAGTGATGCGGCTGGCGCAGCGCCACGGCATCGAACTGCCCATCGCCGAAAACGTGCGCGATGTCCTGCATGGCGACATCACTCCCGCCGAAGGCCTCAGGAGGCTGATGGCGCGCGAGCGCAAGGCGGAATACCCGCAGTCGCTGTTCGACTGA